In one Shewanella loihica PV-4 genomic region, the following are encoded:
- a CDS encoding TIGR01620 family protein, with the protein MSKADMQIEKKQVFEPEQALSVTELKAAERFDDQVVFEDAERGELDEAALQALVPELDGIVSRSPSGARRRSWSWLAKASLLGIGSILLVELGLTLREAWAQSPWLFGLYGSVTTIVSLWAITLGVKEWRQLRRLRAVEEAQAVSERLSQSMQRGEADKFIDRLITNLPEDIDTNRYYRLVHEEHNDAERLILFESSVLPQVDAKAKKLVHRYASESALLLAASPIAVLDMAIILWRNQKMIAELARCYGIELGYWSRIKLIRSVITNIIYAGTSEIVTDIGTQLFSLEMSGKISARLAQGLGGGLLTARLGYQTMRLCRPVVFTPDSRPKLSKIHTALLGELKDFSISVLGKTTVRNKDFTSK; encoded by the coding sequence ATGAGTAAAGCCGATATGCAGATTGAAAAGAAGCAAGTGTTCGAGCCAGAGCAGGCGTTAAGCGTCACCGAGCTTAAAGCGGCAGAGCGCTTCGATGACCAGGTGGTGTTCGAGGATGCCGAGAGAGGCGAGCTCGACGAAGCGGCGCTTCAGGCACTGGTGCCTGAGCTTGACGGTATCGTTAGCCGGTCGCCATCTGGCGCGCGTCGACGCTCATGGTCATGGCTTGCCAAGGCGTCCTTGCTCGGGATTGGCAGTATCTTGCTGGTGGAGCTCGGGTTGACCCTAAGGGAAGCGTGGGCGCAGAGCCCTTGGCTGTTTGGTCTCTATGGTAGCGTGACCACTATCGTGAGCCTTTGGGCAATCACCCTAGGCGTGAAGGAGTGGCGCCAACTGCGCAGGCTAAGGGCGGTAGAAGAGGCGCAGGCGGTAAGTGAGCGCTTATCTCAGAGCATGCAGAGGGGCGAGGCGGACAAGTTTATCGACAGACTCATCACGAATCTGCCAGAAGATATCGACACCAATCGCTATTATCGCTTGGTGCACGAGGAGCATAACGACGCCGAACGCCTGATACTGTTCGAGAGCAGCGTGCTGCCGCAGGTCGATGCCAAGGCGAAGAAGCTGGTGCATCGCTATGCCAGCGAATCGGCACTCCTATTGGCGGCCAGTCCTATCGCCGTGCTGGATATGGCGATCATCCTCTGGCGCAATCAGAAGATGATAGCTGAGCTGGCGCGCTGCTACGGCATTGAGCTGGGTTACTGGAGCCGCATCAAGCTTATCCGGTCGGTGATCACTAACATCATCTACGCCGGCACGAGCGAGATTGTCACCGATATCGGGACTCAGCTGTTTTCGCTGGAGATGTCAGGCAAGATCTCCGCCAGACTGGCACAGGGGCTGGGTGGCGGGCTGCTCACGGCGCGCCTGGGCTATCAGACCATGCGGCTGTGTCGCCCCGTGGTGTTTACCCCAGACTCCCGACCTAAGCTGAGTAAGATACACACGGCCCTGCTTGGTGAGTTGAAAGACTTCTCCATTAGCGTCTTAGGTAAAACAACTGTTCGTAACAAAGATTTTACATCCAAATAG
- a CDS encoding YcjX family protein has product MNSFNRSLRQLGHHSKSLVKRTTDNHVRLAVTGLSGAGKTAFITGLVNQLLHAGVGQRHNALSLLQVSREGRLHGVKRALQPDLTIASFDYEGAMSALCGETPTWPQSTRTISELRLAIRYQPSAGFRAKFTDSATLYLDIVDYPGEWLLDLPMLKLSFKAWCQVQARRDAVLSQSAHYQAFVAACRELDLKQSADELKLKQIASLYQALLVDLVEQQGFYHAQPGRMLLPGELADTPILAFFPLLHLSEAELDAAEESPKHSYYQVLKQRYHSYVSQVVKPFYRDYFAKFDRQLVLVDCLTPLNRGKAQFDDMTGALDAIMESFHFGQSNLLRRLFAPRIDKLLFAASKVDHITRDQQGNVLSLLSHLVKRSQQHAQFEGCEVEVMAISAIKATQHGMVQSQGKSVEVVKGIELALNQEVTMFPGEVPTHLPGGDFWRRQGFEFVDFAPPRLAESGHQAQFEHIRLDHLLQFLLGDKLS; this is encoded by the coding sequence ATGAATTCATTTAACCGCTCACTTCGTCAACTCGGCCATCACTCCAAGTCACTAGTTAAACGCACTACGGACAACCATGTACGCCTGGCGGTGACAGGTCTATCGGGCGCAGGTAAGACCGCCTTCATTACCGGACTGGTCAATCAACTGCTGCATGCCGGTGTCGGTCAGCGCCACAATGCGTTGTCGCTGCTGCAGGTCTCCCGTGAGGGGCGCCTACACGGAGTGAAACGTGCGCTACAGCCGGATCTGACCATAGCGAGTTTCGATTATGAGGGCGCCATGAGCGCCTTGTGTGGCGAGACGCCTACCTGGCCACAATCGACCCGTACCATCAGCGAGCTGCGCCTAGCCATTCGCTATCAGCCTTCGGCAGGCTTTAGGGCGAAATTTACCGACAGCGCAACGCTTTATTTGGACATAGTGGATTACCCCGGCGAGTGGCTGCTGGATCTGCCGATGCTCAAGCTGAGTTTCAAGGCCTGGTGCCAGGTGCAGGCGCGCCGCGATGCCGTATTGTCTCAGAGCGCCCATTATCAGGCGTTCGTAGCGGCTTGTCGGGAGCTGGACCTCAAGCAAAGTGCCGACGAGCTCAAGTTAAAGCAGATAGCCAGCCTATATCAGGCCTTGTTGGTAGATTTAGTGGAACAGCAAGGCTTCTATCATGCTCAGCCCGGGCGCATGTTGCTGCCGGGTGAGCTTGCAGATACCCCTATTCTCGCCTTCTTCCCCCTGCTGCATCTGAGCGAGGCCGAACTGGACGCCGCAGAAGAGAGTCCAAAGCACTCCTACTATCAGGTATTGAAGCAGCGCTACCACAGCTATGTTAGCCAGGTGGTGAAACCCTTCTATCGTGACTATTTTGCCAAGTTTGACCGCCAGCTGGTGCTGGTCGACTGCCTGACGCCGCTCAATCGCGGTAAGGCGCAGTTTGATGATATGACGGGGGCGCTCGATGCCATCATGGAGAGTTTTCATTTCGGGCAATCGAATCTGCTGAGACGCTTGTTTGCCCCGCGGATTGACAAGCTCTTGTTTGCCGCCAGCAAGGTCGATCACATCACCCGGGATCAGCAGGGCAATGTGTTGTCGCTCTTGTCTCACCTGGTGAAACGCAGCCAGCAACACGCCCAGTTTGAAGGCTGTGAAGTCGAGGTGATGGCGATCAGTGCCATCAAGGCGACTCAGCACGGCATGGTGCAGAGCCAGGGGAAATCGGTCGAGGTGGTGAAGGGGATAGAGCTCGCCTTAAACCAAGAGGTGACCATGTTCCCCGGCGAAGTCCCCACTCACTTACCCGGCGGCGATTTCTGGCGAAGGCAAGGATTTGAGTTTGTCGATTTCGCCCCGCCGCGACTGGCCGAGTCTGGCCATCAGGCTCAGTTTGAGCACATACGCTTGGACCATCTGTTGCAGTTTTTGCTCGGCGACAAGCTGAGTTAA
- the pspC gene encoding envelope stress response membrane protein PspC: MSESKGRPLYRIPESGKIAGVCAGIADYFNFETWLVRVVAASIFLLGGSGVILIIYVLLWMILDIKPGSAKNKQQHKEIEVKKKVWQAGEPAKAALRDVNNQFRDLEFRLQNLERHVTSDSFDLKQQINNL; this comes from the coding sequence ATGAGCGAATCTAAGGGACGACCCTTATATCGAATCCCCGAGTCAGGCAAGATAGCTGGAGTGTGCGCAGGGATAGCGGACTACTTCAACTTCGAAACCTGGTTGGTCAGAGTGGTCGCCGCATCGATATTTTTGCTTGGGGGATCGGGGGTTATTCTTATCATCTACGTACTACTCTGGATGATCTTGGATATCAAACCTGGCAGCGCAAAGAACAAGCAACAACACAAGGAGATCGAGGTGAAGAAGAAGGTATGGCAGGCAGGAGAGCCGGCTAAGGCCGCCTTAAGAGACGTTAACAACCAGTTCCGTGATTTAGAATTCAGGTTGCAAAATCTCGAACGGCACGTCACCTCGGACAGCTTCGATCTTAAACAGCAGATCAACAATCTTTAA
- the pspB gene encoding envelope stress response membrane protein PspB, whose amino-acid sequence MDLDLLIAPIIIFMVVVAPIWLILHYRSKRQVSQGLTEEEYAQLNELIGKADKMAQRIETLEAILDSEAPQWRNRDERI is encoded by the coding sequence ATGGATTTGGATTTATTAATAGCCCCAATTATTATCTTTATGGTAGTGGTGGCGCCCATCTGGCTGATACTGCACTATCGTAGCAAACGCCAAGTGAGCCAGGGACTCACTGAAGAAGAGTATGCTCAGCTGAATGAGCTAATCGGCAAAGCTGATAAAATGGCCCAACGCATAGAGACATTGGAAGCGATTTTAGATAGCGAGGCCCCGCAGTGGAGGAATCGAGATGAGCGAATCTAA
- the pspA gene encoding phage shock protein PspA translates to MGIFSRFADIINSNISALLDKAEDPEKMVRLIIQEMEDTLVEVRSTSAKVLAEKKEIIRRIAKVQEQVQDWQDKAELALSKDREDLAKAALLEKQKASELASTLEQELVVVEEQIARLKEEVNLLQEKLADAKARQKTIIMRKQTASSRLEVKRQLDSSKIDNAMSRFEQYERRVEGLESQVEAYDLGNQKTLNDEFAALEAEDAVSAELEALKAKVKAAKAKKQTK, encoded by the coding sequence ATGGGAATTTTCTCTCGCTTTGCAGATATTATTAACTCGAATATCAGCGCATTACTCGATAAAGCAGAAGATCCAGAAAAAATGGTTCGCCTGATCATCCAAGAGATGGAAGATACGTTAGTAGAAGTTCGTTCTACCTCAGCCAAGGTTCTGGCAGAGAAGAAAGAGATCATTCGCCGTATCGCTAAGGTGCAGGAGCAGGTTCAGGATTGGCAGGACAAGGCGGAACTGGCACTGTCGAAAGACCGTGAAGATCTGGCCAAGGCCGCTCTGCTTGAAAAGCAAAAGGCCAGTGAGCTGGCAAGCACCCTAGAGCAGGAGCTAGTGGTTGTCGAAGAGCAGATCGCACGCCTGAAAGAGGAAGTGAACCTGCTGCAAGAGAAATTAGCCGACGCCAAGGCACGTCAGAAGACTATCATTATGCGTAAGCAGACTGCGTCTTCTCGCCTTGAGGTGAAGCGTCAGTTGGACTCGAGCAAGATTGACAATGCCATGAGCCGTTTCGAGCAGTATGAGCGTCGTGTCGAAGGTCTTGAATCTCAGGTGGAAGCCTATGATCTGGGTAACCAGAAGACATTGAACGATGAATTCGCCGCGCTGGAAGCTGAAGATGCCGTTAGTGCAGAGCTAGAAGCCCTGAAGGCTAAGGTAAAAGCAGCGAAAGCCAAGAAACAGACTAAATAA
- the pspF gene encoding phage shock protein operon transcriptional activator: MANQFQQDNLIGQSNALLEVLEHVSKIAPLSKPVLIIGERGTGKELIAERLHYLSKRWDQSFIKLNCSSLSENLLESELFGHDAGAFTGANKKHEGRFERADGGTLFLDELANTSGLIQEKLLRVIEYGEFERVGGSKTVQTDVRLVCAANEDLPSLAEAGEFRADLLDRLAFDVITLPPLRHRPEDIMPLAEYFAIGMARQLKQPQFDGFSRNAIDQLLDYHWPGNIRELKNVVERAVYRNTDQEEPIDSIIIDPFASPYRPTNRVKTKSRQVQSEQAVEQESPATPATESASKANGLDISFPLDFKEHCEQQEILLLKKALESGQYNQKKTAELLGLSYHQLRGILKKYNLLDK; encoded by the coding sequence GTGGCCAATCAATTTCAACAAGACAACCTCATAGGTCAGTCGAACGCTCTACTGGAAGTCCTTGAGCACGTTTCAAAAATTGCACCCTTATCTAAGCCAGTCTTAATTATTGGCGAGCGCGGAACCGGTAAAGAGTTGATCGCCGAGCGCCTACATTATCTCTCCAAGCGCTGGGATCAAAGCTTTATTAAGCTAAATTGTTCATCTCTCAGTGAAAACCTATTAGAGAGCGAGCTCTTCGGTCATGATGCAGGCGCCTTCACCGGCGCCAACAAGAAGCATGAAGGACGTTTCGAGCGCGCCGATGGCGGCACTCTGTTTTTAGACGAGCTCGCCAACACCTCTGGGTTGATCCAAGAGAAGCTGCTGCGCGTCATCGAATATGGTGAATTTGAACGTGTGGGGGGCAGCAAGACGGTACAGACAGATGTGCGCCTGGTGTGCGCCGCCAACGAAGATCTGCCCTCCTTGGCCGAAGCGGGCGAATTTAGGGCCGACCTGCTCGACCGCCTGGCATTTGATGTGATCACCCTGCCGCCTCTGCGTCATCGCCCGGAAGATATCATGCCCCTGGCCGAATATTTCGCCATCGGCATGGCTCGCCAGCTTAAACAACCACAATTTGATGGCTTTAGTCGCAATGCCATCGACCAATTACTGGATTATCACTGGCCGGGTAATATCCGTGAGTTGAAGAACGTGGTCGAGCGCGCCGTCTATCGCAATACGGATCAGGAAGAGCCGATCGACAGCATTATCATAGATCCCTTTGCTTCCCCTTATAGGCCGACCAACCGCGTCAAGACCAAGTCCCGTCAGGTGCAGAGTGAACAGGCCGTTGAGCAGGAGAGCCCAGCGACGCCCGCTACCGAATCAGCCAGCAAGGCTAACGGCCTAGATATCAGCTTCCCACTGGACTTTAAAGAGCATTGTGAGCAGCAGGAGATCTTGCTGCTTAAGAAGGCGCTGGAATCGGGGCAATACAACCAGAAGAAGACGGCGGAGCTGCTCGGGCTTAGTTACCATCAGCTGAGAGGCATCTTAAAAAAGTACAACTTACTGGATAAATAA
- a CDS encoding ABC transporter substrate-binding protein, translating into MKELLKRLTLGSAFCCIVPLLSACGPTRVPSGLVYCSEGNPESFNPQLVTSGTTVDATSQQLYDGLVDYDARTGEMTPSLATSWHLSDDEKVYTFELRQDVQFHRSDIFTPSRNFNADDVLFSFNRIIDTDNPYHFVSKSGYPFFQSIGFAELIDDIEKIDDYHVAFHLKHKDASFLSNLATGFAVILSKEYADQLQRTGQEELLDKLAIGTGPFRLIDYVKNDFIRYYRNPYYWRLTPEVDQLVFDITPKSTTRLAKLITGDCNVSALPKAGELPVVIEKEDLEVESLPGFNVAFWAFNTERIPFNDVRVRRALAHAIDKENILRAVYQKTAEEAVGLLPPLSWAYSANEKMIDYNPEKARELLDEAGVKNLTIDIWAMPVARIYNPNAHKTAELIQADLANIGVKVNIVNYDWSVFNQKLSQHGYDSVLIGWNADNSDPDNFFTPILSCASVGSNSNRSRWCDPAFDHILNAAKSTTDREKRARLYQEAEQYVAEQVPMLPFAHATRMVVKQKSVTEAKLTPFGGISFTKTSAQPRLASDNKESN; encoded by the coding sequence ATGAAAGAGCTGCTCAAACGTCTCACGTTAGGTTCGGCGTTTTGTTGTATCGTGCCACTGCTGTCGGCCTGTGGACCGACGCGAGTGCCCTCGGGATTGGTCTATTGCTCTGAAGGCAACCCTGAGTCCTTCAACCCCCAATTGGTCACCTCTGGGACCACGGTCGATGCGACCTCACAGCAGCTTTACGACGGTCTGGTGGATTACGACGCCAGAACCGGTGAGATGACCCCATCTCTCGCCACCTCCTGGCACCTCAGCGATGATGAGAAGGTCTACACCTTCGAGCTTCGCCAAGACGTGCAATTTCATCGCTCCGACATCTTTACCCCGAGTCGCAACTTTAATGCCGACGATGTGCTCTTCTCTTTCAACCGCATCATAGATACCGACAACCCCTATCACTTTGTCTCTAAAAGCGGTTACCCCTTCTTCCAAAGTATCGGCTTTGCCGAGCTTATCGACGACATAGAGAAGATTGATGACTACCATGTCGCCTTTCATCTCAAGCATAAAGATGCCTCTTTCCTCTCTAACCTGGCGACTGGCTTTGCGGTGATCCTCTCTAAAGAGTATGCCGACCAACTACAGCGCACGGGCCAGGAAGAGTTGCTGGACAAACTGGCGATAGGTACCGGCCCCTTCAGGCTGATCGATTACGTCAAGAACGACTTTATTCGTTACTACCGCAACCCCTACTACTGGCGCCTGACCCCAGAGGTCGATCAGCTGGTGTTTGATATCACGCCAAAGAGCACCACCCGCCTGGCTAAGCTTATCACCGGCGACTGTAACGTCTCGGCCCTGCCTAAGGCCGGTGAGCTGCCGGTGGTGATCGAGAAAGAGGATCTTGAGGTGGAGTCGCTCCCCGGATTTAACGTCGCCTTCTGGGCTTTTAATACCGAGCGAATTCCCTTTAACGATGTCAGGGTGCGCCGCGCACTGGCCCACGCCATAGATAAAGAGAACATTCTCAGGGCTGTGTATCAGAAGACGGCCGAAGAGGCGGTGGGCCTGCTGCCGCCACTCTCCTGGGCCTATTCGGCCAACGAGAAGATGATCGACTACAACCCAGAGAAAGCCCGCGAGCTACTCGACGAGGCTGGGGTAAAAAACCTCACCATAGATATCTGGGCCATGCCAGTCGCCCGTATCTATAACCCCAACGCCCATAAGACCGCCGAGCTTATCCAGGCGGATCTGGCCAACATTGGCGTCAAGGTCAATATCGTCAACTACGACTGGAGCGTCTTCAATCAGAAGCTGAGCCAACATGGTTACGATTCGGTGCTCATCGGCTGGAACGCCGACAACAGCGACCCCGATAACTTCTTTACCCCTATTTTAAGCTGCGCCTCGGTGGGCTCAAACAGCAACCGTTCGCGCTGGTGTGACCCTGCCTTCGACCATATCCTCAACGCGGCCAAGTCCACCACAGACAGAGAGAAGCGAGCGCGTCTCTATCAAGAGGCCGAGCAGTATGTGGCCGAGCAGGTACCTATGCTGCCCTTCGCCCACGCTACCCGCATGGTGGTGAAACAAAAATCGGTGACCGAGGCTAAGCTGACCCCCTTTGGCGGCATCTCCTTCACCAAGACGTCCGCCCAGCCTCGCCTTGCCAGCGACAACAAGGAGAGTAACTGA
- a CDS encoding ABC transporter permease subunit: MARYLIRRLNLFLATSLVLFLVMFIVTSKFPVEHTFALTGLQSPTAQELTQIAQDYQLDSSQAHQFLAYLQQRLSGNLGISATSQNPVIDELTAVLPASFELGIVAGLIALVLGLPLGVLASLSKHKITQHTIMAITLTGYSIPVFWLGLSLSLWFGVQLGWLPISGQINLLYDIRPVTGFLLIDTLLSDSQYATSAFIDALLHIILPAVTLAVLPFTVVVRITRAAMIAIMEQTYIKAAEARGLHTSIIVLRHALPNAFIPVLKNLGLMLGAFASYAMVVEVIFSWPGVGAWLVSGIYQRDYTVIQGGILAVALIIIFLSILIEVIHTAMNPLSRKELYAAN; this comes from the coding sequence ATGGCCAGATATCTGATCCGTAGGTTAAATCTTTTCCTGGCAACCTCACTGGTTCTCTTCCTGGTAATGTTTATCGTTACCAGCAAATTTCCCGTCGAGCATACCTTTGCCTTGACCGGACTTCAGTCGCCTACCGCCCAAGAGCTGACGCAAATAGCGCAAGATTATCAACTCGATAGCTCGCAGGCACATCAGTTTCTCGCCTATCTGCAGCAGCGCCTGTCCGGCAATCTGGGCATATCGGCCACCTCTCAGAACCCGGTGATCGACGAGCTCACCGCCGTGCTGCCCGCCAGTTTCGAGCTGGGGATTGTCGCCGGGCTGATCGCCCTGGTGTTGGGTCTGCCGCTGGGGGTACTTGCCTCCTTGAGCAAACATAAGATCACCCAGCACACCATCATGGCGATCACCCTGACAGGTTACTCCATTCCTGTGTTCTGGCTCGGCCTGTCACTGTCGCTCTGGTTTGGGGTGCAGCTGGGCTGGCTGCCGATTTCGGGGCAGATTAATCTCTTGTATGACATACGCCCGGTTACCGGCTTCCTGCTGATCGATACCCTGCTGTCGGACTCCCAATACGCCACCTCGGCCTTTATCGATGCCCTGCTGCATATCATCTTGCCGGCGGTAACCCTGGCAGTACTTCCCTTTACCGTGGTGGTGCGTATCACCCGCGCGGCGATGATCGCCATCATGGAGCAGACCTATATTAAAGCCGCCGAGGCCCGTGGCCTTCACACCAGCATCATAGTGCTGCGCCACGCATTGCCAAACGCCTTTATTCCCGTGCTGAAAAACCTCGGCCTCATGCTCGGCGCCTTTGCCAGTTATGCTATGGTGGTGGAGGTGATCTTTAGCTGGCCTGGCGTGGGCGCCTGGCTGGTCTCTGGGATTTATCAACGGGATTATACTGTGATACAGGGCGGCATCCTCGCCGTGGCCTTAATCATCATCTTCTTAAGCATTCTTATCGAGGTGATCCATACGGCAATGAACCCCCTCAGCAGGAAAGAGCTCTATGCCGCAAATTAA
- a CDS encoding ABC transporter permease subunit, giving the protein MPQIKIYQEDHIPSPLSRIWSAFTDNPFAFAGLWAVCCLLLLALFGPLIAPYSPEHQDPLALLLAPSWEPTGTVEHFLGTDDLGRDIFSRLLHGAHLTFGMALAIVITALLLGFIIGSISGMMKGLKSSILSHLLDALLSIPSLLMAILVVAVTGPGLGNVFWAVGIALTPQFVRAIHQAVHEELQKEYVTAARLDGANSLQIFWYVILPNIMDTMIIQTTLGISAAILDIAALGFLNLGAQAPSPEWGAMVSQGLDNLLTAPWTVTIPGVAILCSVLAINLVGDGLRSALSPIRS; this is encoded by the coding sequence ATGCCGCAAATTAAAATCTATCAGGAAGATCATATCCCCTCGCCCCTGAGCCGGATCTGGTCCGCCTTTACCGACAACCCCTTCGCCTTTGCCGGGCTCTGGGCCGTCTGTTGTCTGCTGCTTCTGGCTCTATTTGGCCCGCTTATCGCCCCATATAGCCCTGAGCATCAAGACCCATTAGCGCTACTACTGGCGCCCTCCTGGGAGCCCACAGGCACTGTGGAGCACTTCCTCGGCACCGACGACTTGGGCCGCGACATCTTCAGCCGCCTGCTCCATGGCGCCCACCTGACCTTCGGTATGGCGCTGGCAATAGTTATCACCGCCCTGCTGCTGGGTTTCATCATAGGCTCCATCTCGGGCATGATGAAGGGCCTCAAGTCGAGTATCTTGAGCCACCTGCTAGACGCTCTGCTGTCTATCCCCTCGCTGCTGATGGCGATTCTAGTGGTGGCGGTCACAGGACCAGGGCTTGGCAACGTCTTCTGGGCCGTGGGCATCGCCCTCACCCCGCAGTTTGTCCGCGCCATTCACCAGGCGGTGCACGAAGAGTTACAGAAAGAGTATGTCACCGCCGCTAGACTCGATGGTGCCAATAGTTTGCAGATCTTCTGGTATGTGATCCTGCCCAACATCATGGACACCATGATCATCCAGACCACCTTAGGGATCTCGGCCGCCATTTTGGATATCGCCGCGCTGGGCTTCCTCAACCTGGGGGCCCAGGCCCCTAGCCCGGAATGGGGCGCCATGGTATCTCAAGGCTTAGATAATCTGCTCACCGCTCCCTGGACGGTTACCATACCCGGCGTCGCCATCCTCTGTAGCGTGCTAGCCATTAACCTGGTGGGAGACGGACTGCGCTCTGCCCTCTCGCCGATTCGCTCCTAA
- a CDS encoding peptide ABC transporter ATP-binding protein, whose product MPLLDIRNLTIELDTPHGRVKALERVSLTLNPGEVHGLVGESGSGRTLLAKAILGIPGHNWTIQADRMMWDGQNLMDMSPSERRVLMGSEMAMIFQDPISSLDPAIAVGTQIIEAMPENKELPWWKRGSDKRKKAQQWLHKVGIKETQKIMSSYAWELSDGECQKVMIAIAVANQPRLLIADEPTNSMEVRTQAQIFRLLSKLNQLQNVSILLISHELETLSQWCDRLTVMYSGQVMESGVTSDVIANPYHPYTKALLDNIPDYSNPEHHKTMMQTLPGSAPALQHLPIGCRLGPRCPQAQKLCVNQPSLCHQKDRYFACHFPYHNEPCHEEPLTKS is encoded by the coding sequence ATGCCATTACTGGACATTAGAAACCTCACCATAGAACTCGATACCCCCCACGGACGCGTCAAGGCCCTGGAACGTGTGAGCCTTACCCTCAACCCGGGCGAGGTTCACGGCCTGGTGGGCGAGTCGGGCTCCGGCCGCACCTTGCTGGCCAAGGCTATTCTTGGCATCCCGGGTCACAACTGGACCATACAGGCGGATCGCATGATGTGGGATGGACAGAACCTGATGGACATGTCCCCCAGCGAGCGCCGTGTACTCATGGGCAGCGAGATGGCGATGATCTTTCAAGACCCCATCAGCAGCTTGGATCCGGCCATAGCCGTCGGCACCCAAATCATCGAGGCGATGCCGGAAAACAAGGAACTGCCTTGGTGGAAGCGCGGCAGCGACAAGCGCAAGAAGGCCCAGCAGTGGCTGCACAAGGTAGGCATTAAAGAGACCCAGAAGATCATGTCCAGCTACGCCTGGGAGCTATCCGACGGTGAGTGCCAGAAGGTGATGATCGCCATCGCCGTGGCCAACCAGCCCAGGCTGCTGATTGCCGACGAGCCTACCAACTCGATGGAGGTACGCACTCAGGCGCAGATCTTCCGTCTACTGAGTAAACTCAATCAGCTACAAAACGTATCTATCCTATTGATTAGTCATGAATTAGAGACGCTTTCACAGTGGTGTGACCGCCTAACAGTGATGTACAGCGGTCAGGTGATGGAATCGGGAGTGACCAGCGATGTCATCGCCAATCCCTATCACCCTTACACCAAGGCGCTGTTGGATAATATTCCCGATTACTCCAATCCCGAGCACCACAAGACCATGATGCAGACGTTGCCAGGCTCGGCGCCGGCGCTACAACATCTACCCATAGGGTGCCGACTCGGCCCGCGTTGCCCCCAGGCCCAGAAGCTCTGCGTCAACCAGCCAAGCCTTTGTCACCAGAAAGATCGCTATTTTGCCTGTCATTTCCCTTATCACAATGAGCCATGCCATGAAGAGCCCCTTACTAAAAGTTAA
- a CDS encoding peptide ABC transporter ATP-binding protein, which translates to MKSPLLKVNRLSKTFFAGYKGFKRQYNHALEPISFELNRGETLAIVGETGSGKSTLARILVGAEQRTDGEILFEGEALESRNLKQRCRLIRMIFQDPNTSLNPRLTVGELLDEPLRFNTDLDKQARFAQVVDTLRKVGLLPEHADFYPHMISEGMKQRVAVARALMLNPKIIIADEALTALDLSVRSQILNLLLKLQQEMGLSYIFVSHNMNIIRHFSDKIMVLHQGKMVEKATTEKLFNAPEHEYTQRLIQEQTMFSYKR; encoded by the coding sequence ATGAAGAGCCCCTTACTAAAAGTTAATCGACTCAGTAAAACCTTTTTCGCCGGCTATAAGGGATTTAAGCGCCAGTATAACCATGCCCTCGAGCCCATCTCCTTCGAGCTTAATCGCGGCGAGACCCTGGCAATTGTGGGCGAAACCGGCTCGGGCAAGAGTACCCTGGCGCGTATCTTGGTGGGCGCAGAGCAGCGCACCGATGGCGAGATCTTGTTTGAAGGCGAAGCGCTGGAAAGCCGCAACCTGAAGCAGCGTTGCAGGCTCATTCGGATGATTTTCCAAGACCCCAACACCTCGCTCAACCCGCGCTTGACTGTGGGTGAGCTGCTGGATGAGCCCTTAAGGTTCAATACGGATCTGGACAAGCAGGCACGCTTCGCTCAGGTAGTGGATACCCTGCGCAAGGTTGGCCTGCTGCCAGAGCACGCCGACTTCTATCCTCACATGATCTCAGAGGGGATGAAGCAGCGGGTAGCGGTGGCCAGGGCCTTGATGTTGAACCCAAAAATTATCATTGCCGACGAGGCGTTGACGGCGCTGGATCTCTCGGTACGCTCGCAGATTTTGAACCTGTTGCTCAAGCTGCAGCAGGAGATGGGACTCTCTTACATCTTCGTGTCTCACAACATGAATATCATTCGCCATTTCAGCGATAAGATCATGGTATTGCACCAGGGCAAGATGGTGGAAAAGGCCACCACGGAGAAGCTGTTTAACGCCCCCGAGCATGAATATACCCAGCGGCTTATTCAGGAACAGACCATGTTTTCCTACAAGCGTTAA